One region of Cottoperca gobio chromosome 19, fCotGob3.1, whole genome shotgun sequence genomic DNA includes:
- the LOC115025054 gene encoding elongation of very long chain fatty acids protein 6-like: MNATEHSPPAEYDFERRFDERRALEWMQENWSKAFMFCGLYAALVFGGQHFMRERPKLNLRRPLVLWSLSLSIFSIIGALRTGLYMLHILTTNGFRQSVCDISFYSAPVSKFWAYAFVLSKAPELGDTVFIILRKQRLIFLHWYHHITVLLYSWYSYKDQVAGGGWFMTMNYVVHALMYTYYAVRAAGLRVPRPCAMIITATQILQMVMGLAVLGLVYSWMHEVRCPSYMDNIAWGALMYLSYLVLFAFFFYNTYLRGSSGDKGSKAE, translated from the exons ATGAACGCGACTGAGCATTCCCCGCCGGCTGAGTACGACTTCGAGCGGCGTTTCGACGAAAGACGAGCCCTGGAATGGATGCAGGAAAACTG GAGCAAGGCGTTCATGTTCTGTGGCCTGTATGCTGCGCTCGTATTCGGCGGTCAGCACTTCATGAGGGAAAGGCCGAAGCTGAACCTGCGACGCCCGTTAGTGCTGTGGTCACTCAGCCTGTCCATCTTCAG TATCATTGGAGCCCTGCGGACTGGATTGTACATGCTGCACATCCTCACAACCAACGGCTTCAGACAGTCAGTGTGTGACATCAGTTTCTACAGCGCCCCCGTCAGCAAGTTCTGGGCCTACGCCTTTGTTCTTAGCAAGGCCCCCGAGCTGG GTGACACAGTGTTCATCATCCTCCGGAAGCAGCGCCTCATCTTCCTGCACTGGTACCACCACATCACCGTGTTGCTCTACTCCTGGTACTCCTACAAGGACCAGGTGGCGGGCGGCGGCTGGTTCATGACCATGAACTATGTGGTTCATGCTCTCATGTACACGTACTACGCTGTCCGGGCAGCTGGCCTGCGGGTGCCCCGTCCTTGCGCTATGATCATCACAGCCACACAGATCCTGCAGATGGTGATGGGCCTGGCGGTGCTGGGCCTGGTGTACAGCTGGATGCACGAGGTGCGCTGTCCGTCCTACATGGACAACATCGCCTGGGGGGCTCTCATGTACCTCAGCTACTTGGTCCTTTTtgccttcttcttctacaaCACCTACCTCAGAGGCTCCTCCGGGGACAAAGGATCCAAGGCAGAGTAG